CCTCTTACTGCAGTTTAGTTTATGTCAGTTGTTTGTTAACATGATATTTGCAAATTGTTTTTTAAGGATTTTGCTGTTACAGAATCAGTCACTGCACACTTATACAGTAGATCAGAGGAATGAATGCAACAGGCTTATTCagagaggttgggttaaatgcggaagacacatttcagttgaatgcattcagttgtacaactgactgggTATTCCCCTTTCCTATTCATCATATTTTTGGTATAATTGCTGTGTATAACAGACTGCGTTCATGGTATGCTTGAGATGAGAACATGTATTTGACCATACATATTTTGTCTTCTCTAATGCATATTTGTTTTTGGTCCATATCTCTAAAGGCCATACATGCAATTGTGTTAGAATGCTTGTGTTGGAATGCTCTCTGGTAATTGTCATATCATCAGTGGTACCACTGCAGTTCTCTCTCAGTGAGGTATTATTATAGTGGAGCCGTATCCATGTCTGAGCCGAGTACTTTGCATACGATGGTGTCACATCTCGCAACTGAAAGAACCGCGGTCGGTCAAGTCGTATTGAACAATAGATTAAAAAAATCTAGCCATTGCCTAAGTGAGAAACACGATACGGAGAAAGAAGAGATGGTTTGATTCATCGATATTCAGATGAAAGGGACACACAACCCTGAATGATTTTCCATTGTGATGGTAATGTATGTGGTTAGGGACATTACCTTAATATTCAGAATTGTCAGAGGTACTGGAATTTGTCATTTTCTGGAAtgctaaataaaaaaaaattgcagAGGGAGCTTGGCTCAGATTGCTTGTAAAAACCAGTTCAAGTTGGCTGTGTCACTCAGCTCCCTGGAGATCACAAGGTCGCTCCACACTTGTCTTGTTTGCAGACAACAGGGAGGTTTGTCTTTGACACATCTTTTCAGAAGCCAGGAAACCGGAGGCTAACCTACACGGTCATCTGTGGCCTGTTAACACTCTGCTAATATGACAACACCACCCTGGCCGCAGAGCACTCGTTGAGTCATCCATCTGATGTCACATTGAAACTGGTCTAACATGTTTGGCTCTCAGATCTAATTTCTTCCCTGATGGTGAAGATGACCTTCCTATTACTGATGCTCACAGCTAAATATTTTACAACCAGACGCATTCTGTGAAGTGATTGAGAACTAGACATGAAATGAACAAGATCTACAGAAAATATATTGTATTAACAGTTCATCCAAAAACCACAACAGTGATAAATAATACATTCAGGGTTGGATAAACCATATCACAGCATTAAGAGTCAGTGCAAGCACTATGGTGTGTGGCATTAGGTAGTAGCATAATGTTAGCTAACATTTAAAAAGGTACTAAAAAACAAACACACCAGTAACATCACATTGCCAGACCAAGTGTCCATGTAAATGTCACATTATATTGCTGGTTAGCAAAAGTTCAATAGTTCACCAACACCACAGGGTCAATCACAGTGAATTAACGAAATACTCTACCAAAACAAGTCAACAAATAGTGAGGTCTCTAGGAGTCAAAACGGGTGGCAGGTAAAAATTGAGAGGTTGCAGAAGAGTTCCCCTCTAGCCCAGCTCTCTCAGTTCCCCTCATAGGGGATGTGCGTTTTGCttttcttcctcttccccttGCCATTGGATGGGGTGATCCCCAGTGACTCGAGGCGGAAGGGGCGAGGGAGGAGGGATTCAGTGCTGAGTGAGGGGCCGATGTTGGAGCCGCTGGAGGTCAGGTGAGGCGTCCCGTTCCCCTGGGGTGCTGAGTGAACTGCTGCAGGGGAAGAGGTCATCAGTGGGACAACAGCAAATATAGGGCAAAGGATCTGTTGAAGTTAAGTGGATAGCAGGCTAGATCTTTTTAATGTTTCCAGTAACTGACTTGGACCCTTATAAAACAATTGTATACTAGCAAGCAGTACGTTGGTATTATATGTGGTGCTATAATTGTcacattttatttgaatgttcaTTCCAAAAGTATCTGAATTGTATTATTTTCTTATAATTTCAGGCACCTCCCCCTTCGACCTGCACACCTTATTAAATACCAATTCATAGTTTGCCTGTTTTTGTGTTAACATTAACTACACCTCAGTCACAgttgtgcttctacatctgcattgcttgctgtttggggttttagactgggtttctgtataagcactttatGACATCTGCTCatgtaaaaaagggctttataaatacatttgatttgagttgtAACTCCAGTGACAGTTGAACTCAGATAAGAGTGTATAAGAGTGTACAAATAGTTTATTTGTGTAAATACAGTACATTTTTAGTGAGCAGATCTGCTTTCCCTCCTGTAGCCTGGGCTGTGGGGTCAGGGGAAGGGCCTGTAGCGCCTGGTCTTACCCAGTCCCTTCAGTGGCTCACCGCCCAGCAGCTGGTTGGCTCTCTTAGGCTTGAAGTAGTTGCTGGCGAAGTTCTCGCTGTCGCTGCGGTTCAACATCTCCTTATATCGGTCCTCGTCATCCTGCACAAAACATAGGCAACAATGAGGGACCATAGACATTTGATGTTTTAATTCTCATATCCCATATGGAACGTTTTTAAAAAGATGAGTACCCACCTGAAAGGACTCTCCTGTGTCAGCCACTGAGCTCCTGCGTACAGAGAGCCTCTGAGCTGAAGGAGCTACTGCTGAAAGAGAGACGGGACAGAGGATCCACGCAATCTCAACATATAAATCTACACAAAAAGTCCATCCACTAAAAATGTGAACATTAATCCTATCTTCAAATAAATCCTCACAACATAATTTCTCCCTGTCCTACACTCACCTGATGGCAGGGCCATTTTCTGCACCACCACCTCAGGCAGCCTCCAGGTGGCACCGTCTTCATCCCAGGTGGCCTCCTTCCGCAGGCGGTCCAGGTTGCTGTAGTTGCAGTCACGGCGGACCAGAGGGGCCATGCGCTCCAGCAGTGCCTGCAGCAAATGGCCCTCCCTCTCCAGCCTGCGGACGGTGGCCAGGTAGTCGTTTCTCTCTAGTTCAAACTCCGCCTGCAGGTCCCGGATCTCCAGCTTGGCCGCCTTCAGCTGTGAAATCACATCAGGAGAACACCACTTAAAACTAGACCATACAGGCTTAGGTTTACTCTTAAATCTTATATCTATATCACAGTTCATAATGTATTCTTAACAGAATCAGCAATCAGAATCAATAATAAAAATATGCATAAGAAATCTGGTACAGGAAAATGCGTGCTAGTAGATAAATCATTCATCTGGCATTTATTTGCCATGAAGACGTCCCACCTTGCCCTGGGTGTTCTCTAGGAGCCGACTCTTAGCATGGACCTCCTCCTGGATGGAGTCGTAGACATTGAGCATCACATTGTCACTCTCCTCACGGTTCTCTGCCAGGGCCTCAATCAGCTGCTTCTTCCTCTGGTCTGCCAGGGTCTTCCTCTGTCGGTGTCTCTGCTGTAACTCCTTGTTCCGAGCCTGCTCCCCTCCCACCACTTCCTGCTCCAACTGCTGCAGCCTGGAGACAGGACAGGGCACCAagtcacactatcacaccactggACATGATGTTATACAAAGGGTATATTGTGGATGTGTGGTCACTCACCTCTCGAGGACATGCTTCTGGTCCAGAGGGCCTGGGGTGCCAATGGGAGGGGAGTCTGCATTCTCCTCCCCCTCAGACTCTGTCTGGACACTGGTCACCTGGCGAGATGTCTGTGTCTGGCTCACCTACAAGAAGAGATCACACGTCATTAAAGGGGCCGCTCCATTCTGATGTATACTTCTACAAAATGCATGCATAACCTGTTATCCACAAGTACTGGGAACTTGAGGCATGTGTACCTTGGCCAGGGCTGGTTCCAAATCCGCATGCTCATGTGGGGCAGCAGTGACACAGCATGATTCCTCCTCAAGAGCTTGTTTCATAACAATGGAGATCTCTGACTCTAGGCAATGAGAAAACAAGGCATAGTATCAAGTACTAGAGCAACATCTATACACTTGAGTGCTAAAGGTATTTATCTTAATAAAATATCTTATTAAAATCCTTAGGTTTGGTTGTCTAACGGTGTGATAATGAATTGGTTGGTTATTCTAATGTAGACAGGGATGTTGTAACGGTACCAGCCGTGGTAATATAGTGCCCTCTGCTGGCCCTAGACTTCTCTAGACTGGACAGCTTGGTCTCATATGAAGAGCGCAGAACAGCTATGTCCTCCTGTAGCTTGGCCTTGGACTCCTGCTCAGCGTTATACTCAGCCTGAAGCCTGGCCAGCTTCTCCTCATATTCCTGGAGGTCACAAATAGGTCAGTTCATCTACCCCTCCCACTCAACAGCCTCTCAGTCAACTAACCCAGTGGAAGAGTACCCTACCCACCTCTTTaatcttctccttctccccctcagtACTGCTAGACTGTGGCCTTGATGGACCAACAGAAGGCCCCGCAGACAACTGACCAGCCAGAAGTGCTGATGAAAATGGTACAATTGAGAATAATCCAATTTTAGACTAGACATAATAACCTAGCAGTTTGATCTTCTATGTGAAAACTCTTACTCTCAATGGTAAGACAAAgtgtggagaaaaacatggttcTCACATGACAGGTTGCCACTGCCCAGCTGGCCAGAGATGAGGGCGCGTAGTTGCTTGATTTCCTCCTGATACTCTCGGAGCAGGGCATCCTTGGGGTCCTCATTGATGCGGGGCCTGTTCTGGATGTTCTTGGCCCTGTTGGCGTAGCGCAGGGTGCTCAGGCTCTCCTCATAGTTGTTGTCTGCAGGCGAGAGGCAGGCCACCATCAGGGTGCGAGTGTTCCCTCCCAGGGAGTCTTGCAGCAGCCGGGTTAGCTTGGAGTCTCGGTAGGGGATGTGTTTGGAGCGGCCATCCACCAGGGCAGAGATGACGTTGCCCAGAGCCGACAGGGACAGATTGATCTTGGTGGCCTCACGGAGCCGCTCCCCGGTGGCACCAGTCTTAGACTGCCTCTCACTGCCTGCCAGGTCCACCAGGTTCAGTTTTCCAGCACGCAGGTGGTCCTCGCCAGCTGAATCTGAGACcacaggacacagacagtgaaTGTTTGGCCTCAAAGCCAAGTGCTAACACAGACAAGAACACGCATTATGGTTGAGTTAGCTGTCATAATCTGCCGTACTAGTTCCTCTCCCTTCTTTTGGACCCTGAGATCTAgatacattcggaaagtattcagaccccttctccttttccacattttgttacatcacagccttattctaaatgtgATTAAATTaacttttttcctcatcaatctacacacaatgccccataatgacaaagcgaaaacaggtttttaggaatttttgcaaatgttataaaataaaaaacagaaataccttatttacataactattcagatcctttgctatgaggctcaaaattgagttcaggtgcatcctgtttccattgatcacccttgagatgtttccacaacttgattggcgtccgtccacctgtggtaaattccattgattggacatgatttggaatggcacaaacctgtctatatacgctcccacagttaacagtgcatgtcaaagcaaaaactatGCCATGAGGATGAAGGGATTGTCCAAAGACCCCCGAGACAGGagtgtgtcaaggcacagatctggggaagggtactggagcactgaaggtccccaagaacacagtggcctccatcattcttaaatggaagaagtttggaaccaccgagactcttccttgagctggctgcccagccaaactgagcaatcgggggagaagggcctgagtcagggaggtgaccaagaacccgatggtcactctgacagtgctccagagggacaaccatctctgcagcagttcaccaatcaggcctttatggagagtgaccaaacggaagccactcctcagtaaaatcgctgccaaaggggcttcaacaaagcactgagtaaagggtctgaatacttatgtaaatgtgaaattcAATTTcagtttgcaaaaatgtctaaaaacatgtttttgctttgtcactacAGGGTATTTATTGTAtgtcgattgatgagggggaaaaactatttcataaattttagaataagtctttaacataacaaaatgttgaaaaagtcaaggggactgaatactttccaaatgcactgtatataagcTTAGCTGTCAATCATGGTGTACAACATTGGCAGCTAACAGCTGAATTGCAGCCCATAGggtggaagtcggaagtttacaaacacttattttggagtcattaaaatttgttttcaaccactccacaaatttcttgttaacaaacaatagttatggcaagtcggttaggacatctacttcgtgcatgacacaagtcattttttcaacaattgtttacagacagattatttcacttaatcacaattccagtgggtcagaagttcagaagtttacatacactaagttgactgtgcctttaaacagcttggaaaatttcaaaattccatggctttagaagcttctgataggctaattgacatcatttgagtcatttggatgtgtacctgtggatgcatttcaaggcctaccttcaaactctgtacctctttgcttgacatcatgggaaaatcaaaagaaatcagccaagacctcagaaaaataattgtagacctccacaagtctggttcatccttgggagcaatttccaaatacctgaaggtaccatgttcatctgtacaaacaatagtatgcaagtataaacaccatgggaccacgcagccgtcataccactcaggaaggagacgtgttctgtctcctagagatgaacgtactttggtgtgaaaagtgcaaatcaatcccagaataacagcaaagaaccttctgaagacgctggaggaaacaggtacaaaagtatctatatccacagtaaaacgagtcctatatcaacataacctgaaaggccactcagcaaggaagaagccactgctccaaaaccgccataaaaaagccagactacggttttcaactgcacatggggacaaagatcatactttgtggagaaatgtcctctggtccgatgaaacaaaaatagaactgtttggtcataatgaccatcgttatgtttggaggaaaaagggggaggcttgcaagccaaagaacaccatccaaaccgtgaagtacgggggtggcagcatcatgttgtgggtgtgctttgctgcaggagggattggtgcacttcacaaaatagacggcatcatgaggaaagaaaatgatgtggatatattgaagcaacatctcaagacatcagtcaggaaggtaaagcATAGTCGCAAATGtgacttccaaatggacaatgacgacaggcatacttccaaagttgtggcaaaatggcttaaggacaacaaagtcaaggtattggagtggccatcacaaagccctgacctcaatcctatagaaaatgtgtggggagaactgaaaaagcttgtgcgagcaagaaggcctacaaacctgactcagttacagctctgtcaggaggaatgggccaaaattcaccaaacttattgtgggaagcttgtggaaggctacccgaaacgtttgacccaaggtaaacaatttaaaggcaatgctaccaaattctaattgagtttatgtaaactgctgacccactgggaatgtgatgacagaaataaagctgaaataaataattctctctaatattatttcatttcacattcttaaaataaagtggtgatcctaactgacctaagccaGCTACTTTTTTTGACatttaggattaaatgtcaggaattgtgaaaaactgagtgtaaatgtatttggataaggtgtatgtaaacttccgacttcaactgtatgtaaatatacagtaccagtcaaaagtttggacacacaccagtggttagagcgttggactagtaaccgaaaggttgcaagttcgaatccccgagctgacaaggtacaaatctgtcgttctgcccctgaacaggcagttaacccactgttcctaggccgtcattgaaaataagaatttgtttttaactgacttgcctagtaaaaaattttttttaaattaataaaaaatattttaaaaactactcattccagggtttttctttatttttactattttctagattgtagaatattaatgaagacatcaaaactatgaaataacacatttggaatcatgtagtaaacaaaaaaagtgttaatcaaatcaaaagtcaatctggaaaatgtcaagaacttttaatgtttcttcaagttcagtcgcaaaaaccatgaggcgcgatgatgaaactggctcccatgcggaccgccacaggaaaggaagacccagagttacctctgtcgCATAGGATaagttagagttaactgcacttcagactgcagcccaaataaatgcttcgcagcattcaagtaacagacacatctgtgtctgttcagaggagactgcgtgaatcaggccttcatggtcaaattgctggaaagaaaccactactaaaggacagcaataataagaagagacttgcttgggccaagaaacacaagcaatggacattagaccggtggaaatctgtcctttggtctgatgagtctgaataagagatttttggttccaaccgccatgtctttgtgataTGCAGAGAAGGTGAGCGGATGACCTccgcgtgtgtggttcccaccatgaagcatggaggaggaggtgtgatggtgctttgctggtgacactgtctgtgatgtatttagaattcaaggcacacttaaccagcatggctaccactgcattctgcagcgatacgccatcccatctggtttgcgctttgtAGGACTAtcctttgtttttcaacaggaaaatgatccaatacacctccaggctgtgtaagggctatttggccaataaggagagtgatgggagtactccatcagatgacctggtctccacaaacgaccgacctcaacccaattgagatggtttgggataagttggaccgcagagtgaaggaaaagcagccaacatgtgctaagcatatgtgggaactccttcaagactgttggaaaagcgttccaggtgaagctggttgagagaatgccaaaagtgcaAAGCTTTTATcagcaaagggtggatactttgaaaaatctaaaacaTAAAATAGATTtgaatatgtttaacacttttttggttagtacatgattccatctgtgttattttatagttttgatgttatcactattattctacaatgtagaaaatagtaaaaaataaagaaaaatccttgaatgagtaggtgtgtccaaacttttgattggtactgtagcTAAATTAACAAATTAAGAAATGTGATAGTTAATagccattgagagagagagggaatatcaTGTCACATCCAGGGGGAAGCCTTTGAGACTAGGTCAGAGTAAAAGACGTGTCCTCTGAGAGTAATTGAACAAGGCACCTTGCAGCAACTGGTCTCCATTGGTAGTTTGCCAGCTACTCCTCGATCACAACCAATATGCAGAATATTATgttatgtacactgagtgtacaaaacattaggaacaccttcctaattttgagttgcatccccttttgcactcagaacagcctcaattcgtcagggcatggactccacaaggtgtcgaaagaatTTGACATGGATGCTGCCCCATGTTGATGccgatgcttcccacagttgtgtcaagttggctggcggtcctttgggtggtggaccattcttgacacacatgggaaactgttgagcatgaaaaacctaccagctttgcagttcttgacacaatgaaaccggtgtgcctggcagcTGCTACCATACCTGTTCAAAGGcgcttaaatcttttgtcttgcccattcaccctctgaatggcacatatacacaatccatgtctcaattgtcttaagaCTTATACATCCTTCTTTaactggtctcctccccttcatctacactgatagaagtggatttaacaagtgatttAAGAGATCATAGGTTTCACCTGTTCAGTCTCATGGAAAGAGCCAATGTTCCTAATGTTTCACTCACTgaacagtttattaggtacactaaTCTAGTACTGGGTCGGACCCCCTtaactcataacatgatgcagccaccactatgcttgaaaatatggagagtggtactcagtaatgtgttgtattggaattgccccaaacataacacttgttATACCATGAAATTGTTGAATACTCCTTTCTTATtagcttgaagggcattctagggCGTGCATTATTTCCCACAGTAGAATTTAATGGCTATAGTTAATTTTCACATGTtttgtttgagctgcttttgaaagcaagtCGGATTGAAAACAGTATTGGTATTGTTGAATTTGgattttcataatagcaagctaggactgatggtttgtTTAGCTAAACTAACAAGTCTCTTTGTTTGGTTACCACAGCAACTAGTATCTAGTAAACTTTCTAGCTACTTCAATTGACtttgaacacatttctagtggcaaatgtgttaatggtataaaagggataatcaactcaGGGCTCTATGTGTTCCCTGAAAAATAATGCAACTCCTTGGAAGCTCAGTTCCTCTCCGCTTGCGCGTcatggaacacaccttccacatCGTTCATTCTTTTCCATAGAACgcataggttagtattgtggagtaactacaatgtcgtTGAGACATCCTCAGTgttttcctatcacagccattaaactctgtaatggttttaaagtcaccattagcaacatggtgaaatccctgagacgttttcttcctctccggcaCCTGAGTTAAGAAAGACaccctgtatctttgtagtgactgggtgtattgatacaccatctaaagtgtaaaTAATAACTTCACAATGCTCAAAGGGACATTCAATGTCAGCttcttttacccatctaccaataggtgcccttctttgtgaggcattggaaaacctccctggtctttgtggttgaatctgtgtttgaaattcactgcttgactgaggaaccttacagataattgtatgtgtggggtacagagattaggtactcattaaaaaataatgttaaacactattattgcacacagagtgagtccatgcaacttattgttacttgttttgcaaatgtttacTGCTGAACTTATTGAggattgccataacaaaggggttgaatacttattgactcaagacatttcatcttttcatttgttattcatttgtaaaaatgtgtgtACATTTTCCCCCCActatgacattatggggtattgtgtgtaggccagtgaccaaaaatctaaatttgatccattttaaattcaggcggtaacaacaaaatgtggaaaagtcaaggggtgtgaatactttctgaaggcactgtatatggtttTTGAGGTTATTTATGCAGCTGATAGGTCTGTTTTAGTTCCATGGATTGCAAAGAGACAGAAATATGACTCAACATTCCAGCCTCCTCACTAGTTTCTGTTTAACTCACTGAATATGTGTGTATTAGTGACACATCTGTAGAGGCAGGTTGTGAATGactgagtttgtgtgtgttgatgcACAGACAGAGGGGTGATCTCACCTGTGTTGCAGATCTCCATGTGAATAGTAAAGATTGAGTGGGAGCGGGAGGAGTCCTTGTTCATCAGGGTGTAGCCCACAGATCGATTCCCCCATCCCTGCACCATAATGCGCTCACACTCCCCCACGCTGTGCACT
This genomic window from Oncorhynchus nerka isolate Pitt River linkage group LG2, Oner_Uvic_2.0, whole genome shotgun sequence contains:
- the kif17 gene encoding kinesin-like protein KIF17 isoform X2, coding for MASEAVKVVVRCRPMNDREQILNCKMVVSVETSRCQCLIKKPGAKEEPPKQFTFDGSYFIGQTTEQMYNEIAYPLVEGVTEGYNGTIFAYGQTGSGKSFTMQGVSEPAAQRGVIPRAFEHIFESIQCAENTKFLVRASYLEIYNEEIRDLLGNDTKQKMELKEHPEHGVYVRDLSLHTVHSVGECERIMVQGWGNRSVGYTLMNKDSSRSHSIFTIHMEICNTDSAGEDHLRAGKLNLVDLAGSERQSKTGATGERLREATKINLSLSALGNVISALVDGRSKHIPYRDSKLTRLLQDSLGGNTRTLMVACLSPADNNYEESLSTLRYANRAKNIQNRPRINEDPKDALLREYQEEIKQLRALISGQLGSGNLSSLLAGQLSAGPSVGPSRPQSSSTEGEKEKIKEEYEEKLARLQAEYNAEQESKAKLQEDIAVLRSSYETKLSSLEKSRASRGHYITTAESEISIVMKQALEEESCCVTAAPHEHADLEPALAKVSQTQTSRQVTSVQTESEGEENADSPPIGTPGPLDQKHVLERLQQLEQEVVGGEQARNKELQQRHRQRKTLADQRKKQLIEALAENREESDNVMLNVYDSIQEEVHAKSRLLENTQGKLKAAKLEIRDLQAEFELERNDYLATVRRLEREGHLLQALLERMAPLVRRDCNYSNLDRLRKEATWDEDGATWRLPEVVVQKMALPSVAPSAQRLSVRRSSVADTGESFQDDEDRYKEMLNRSDSENFASNYFKPKRANQLLGGEPLKGLAVHSAPQGNGTPHLTSSGSNIGPSLSTESLLPRPFRLESLGITPSNGKGKRKKSKTHIPYEGN
- the kif17 gene encoding kinesin-like protein KIF17 isoform X1 produces the protein MASEAVKVVVRCRPMNDREQILNCKMVVSVETSRCQCLIKKPGAKEEPPKQFTFDGSYFIGQTTEQMYNEIAYPLVEGVTEGYNGTIFAYGQTGSGKSFTMQGVSEPAAQRGVIPRAFEHIFESIQCAENTKFLVRASYLEIYNEEIRDLLGNDTKQKMELKEHPEHGVYVRDLSLHTVHSVGECERIMVQGWGNRSVGYTLMNKDSSRSHSIFTIHMEICNTDSAGEDHLRAGKLNLVDLAGSERQSKTGATGERLREATKINLSLSALGNVISALVDGRSKHIPYRDSKLTRLLQDSLGGNTRTLMVACLSPADNNYEESLSTLRYANRAKNIQNRPRINEDPKDALLREYQEEIKQLRALISGQLGSGNLSSLLAGQLSAGPSVGPSRPQSSSTEGEKEKIKEEYEEKLARLQAEYNAEQESKAKLQEDIAVLRSSYETKLSSLEKSRASRGHYITTAESEISIVMKQALEEESCCVTAAPHEHADLEPALAKVSQTQTSRQVTSVQTESEGEENADSPPIGTPGPLDQKHVLERLQQLEQEVVGGEQARNKELQQRHRQRKTLADQRKKQLIEALAENREESDNVMLNVYDSIQEEVHAKSRLLENTQGKLKAAKLEIRDLQAEFELERNDYLATVRRLEREGHLLQALLERMAPLVRRDCNYSNLDRLRKEATWDEDGATWRLPEVVVQKMALPSAVAPSAQRLSVRRSSVADTGESFQDDEDRYKEMLNRSDSENFASNYFKPKRANQLLGGEPLKGLAVHSAPQGNGTPHLTSSGSNIGPSLSTESLLPRPFRLESLGITPSNGKGKRKKSKTHIPYEGN